Proteins co-encoded in one Brassica oleracea var. oleracea cultivar TO1000 chromosome C4, BOL, whole genome shotgun sequence genomic window:
- the LOC106341131 gene encoding RING-H2 finger protein ATL70-like: MNTFRPPPPLVMPGYNHLLGTEDIVGFRYRIGFSIGVLLLIITTITLISYFCKRSQLSSSTSPDWARVHHHFIIDGLDDETIQSNPKILYSEIKGNSTSSCCPICLGDYKGNDLLRQLPDCNHFFHLKCVDMWLRINPACPVCRTTPLPTPHPTPLAEVVHSASSVATTRMS, from the coding sequence ATGAACACCTTCCGACCGCCTCCGCCTCTGGTGATGCCGGGCTACAACCACCTCCTTGGCACAGAAGACATCGTAGGATTCAGATACAGAATTGGATTCTCCATCGGAGTGCTCCTTCTGATCATCACCACAATCACCCTCATCTCCTACTTCTGCAAACGTAGCCAGCTCTCTTCTTCAACATCACCAGATTGGGCACGTGTGCACCACCACTTCATCATCGACGGTCTGGACGATGAGACTATTCAGAGCAACCCAAAGATCCTCTACTCAGAAATAAAAGGAAATTCAACGTCGTCGTGTTGTCCAATATGCTTGGGAGACTACAAGGGGAATGATCTGCTGCGTCAGCTCCCAGATTGCAACCACTTCTTTCACCTCAAATGTGTCGACATGTGGCTTAGAATCAATCCTGCGTGTCCTGTCTGCAGGACTACGCCGCTTCCTACTCCTCACCCCACTCCCCTCGCCGAGGTTGTCCACTCAGCCTCCTCCGTGGCCACCACCAGGATGTCCTAA